A window from Micromonospora terminaliae encodes these proteins:
- a CDS encoding AfsR/SARP family transcriptional regulator has product MIDSDGPQAFLYGGRNVTHGGFALLGSLEAWDRAGGLAIGGTRTRCILAALLLESDRVVSVSRLVEATWDDPPGSARVQAQNRVGSLRRLFRTVTAGPQIQTAGTGYLLSLGEWELDLHRYHQEIAHADALEREGRMAEASDALRTALNLWRGAALDGLPTSALQATAMQLEEHRLGTLERHLHLDLGLGRHRELIPDLTTLVGAHPYREGLHALLMLTLYRSGRQTEALQAYHRVRKLLNEQIGIEPGERLRTLHESLVRGEDASVPPPGARDLEQVTVQAAVVPCELPPDITGFTGRAHALSQLDRLLEATGSQPAAIITGTAGVGKTALAVHWARRAASHFPDGQIHVDLRGHAAGPSLSASEALGMLLRSLGVPPDRMPADLHAAAPLYRSTLAGKRILVVIDNVRSSEQVRPLLPGSPGCLLLVTSRNRLTGLAARDGASNICLDVLAPTEAVTLIETLLGEDRVRAEFDATVELAALCAHLPLALRIVTAQLNQRPGRRIADLVTELRAENRLAFLAADDDDETAVPIALDRSYNAVAPAAQRLFRLLGALASDDFSANSIASLTNDDPANVLLLLDRLASAHLIEERSPGRFSFHGLLRLYARDRAAAWHGGA; this is encoded by the coding sequence GTGATCGACAGTGACGGCCCACAAGCGTTTCTCTACGGGGGTAGGAACGTGACGCATGGAGGTTTCGCGCTGCTCGGTTCGCTGGAGGCATGGGATCGCGCCGGCGGCCTGGCCATTGGTGGCACGCGCACAAGGTGCATCCTCGCCGCGCTGCTGTTGGAGAGCGATCGAGTGGTTTCGGTCTCCCGGCTGGTCGAAGCAACCTGGGATGATCCACCCGGTAGCGCTCGGGTCCAGGCACAAAATCGGGTCGGCAGCCTACGCCGGTTGTTTCGCACCGTGACGGCAGGCCCGCAGATCCAGACCGCCGGCACAGGCTATCTGTTGAGCCTGGGAGAGTGGGAACTCGACCTGCACCGCTACCACCAGGAGATCGCCCACGCCGATGCCCTGGAGCGTGAGGGCCGCATGGCTGAGGCGAGCGACGCTCTACGTACCGCCCTGAATCTGTGGCGTGGGGCCGCCCTGGACGGTCTGCCGACGTCCGCACTCCAAGCCACCGCCATGCAACTGGAGGAACACCGGCTCGGCACGCTTGAGCGGCACCTCCATCTCGACCTCGGGCTGGGCCGCCATCGGGAGCTCATACCCGACCTGACCACCCTGGTCGGCGCCCACCCCTACCGGGAGGGCCTCCATGCCCTGCTGATGCTGACGCTCTACCGCTCCGGCCGGCAGACGGAGGCACTGCAGGCCTACCACCGGGTGCGCAAACTGCTGAACGAGCAGATCGGCATCGAGCCCGGCGAGCGCCTGCGAACGCTGCACGAGTCCCTGGTACGCGGTGAGGACGCGTCTGTTCCCCCGCCAGGAGCGCGAGACCTCGAGCAGGTGACCGTCCAGGCCGCAGTCGTGCCCTGCGAGCTACCACCCGACATCACCGGGTTCACCGGCCGGGCGCACGCCCTGTCGCAGTTGGATCGCCTGCTCGAGGCGACCGGGAGCCAGCCGGCCGCGATCATCACCGGTACGGCCGGGGTCGGCAAGACCGCGCTGGCCGTGCACTGGGCGCGCCGCGCCGCGTCGCATTTCCCCGACGGGCAGATCCACGTCGATCTGCGCGGGCACGCAGCAGGTCCGTCGCTCTCCGCCAGCGAGGCGTTGGGCATGCTGCTGCGTTCACTCGGTGTGCCACCGGATCGGATGCCGGCAGACCTTCATGCGGCCGCGCCCCTGTATCGGTCGACGCTCGCCGGGAAACGCATCCTCGTCGTCATCGACAACGTGCGTTCTTCCGAGCAGGTGCGCCCGCTGCTGCCGGGCAGCCCGGGATGCCTCCTCCTGGTCACCAGTCGCAACCGGCTCACCGGTCTGGCGGCCCGCGACGGCGCCAGCAATATCTGCCTGGACGTCCTCGCCCCGACGGAGGCGGTCACGCTGATCGAAACCCTGCTCGGGGAGGATCGGGTGCGTGCCGAATTCGACGCCACAGTCGAGTTGGCGGCTCTCTGCGCTCACCTGCCGCTGGCACTGCGCATCGTGACGGCGCAACTCAACCAGCGGCCCGGTCGCCGCATCGCGGATCTGGTGACGGAGTTGCGAGCCGAGAATCGACTCGCGTTCCTGGCCGCCGACGACGACGACGAAACCGCGGTCCCGATCGCGCTGGACCGCTCGTACAACGCCGTGGCGCCGGCCGCCCAGCGTCTGTTCCGTTTGCTTGGGGCGTTGGCCAGCGACGACTTCTCGGCCAACTCGATCGCATCGCTGACCAATGACGATCCGGCGAATGTGCTACTCCTGCTGGACCGGCTCGCCAGCGCACACCTGATCGAGGAACGCTCACCCGGCCGATTCAGCTTCCACGGGCTGCTGCGCCTGTACGCCCGGGACCGCGCGGCAGCCTGGCACGGTGGGGCGTAG
- a CDS encoding peptidoglycan-binding domain-containing protein yields MRALKSLVVAALVGGGIAVAGATPAQAAYSTCTSWSTYDTTYSTSYVQHIPSVGYHTGRLTCQLKSGNNNDAVTVLQRALRYCHGYSIGIDGEFGPQTKAAVLGVQRRANSAYGAGIAEDGEYGPQTADWIHWPVWTKAGNTMTNRCELSPV; encoded by the coding sequence ATGCGAGCGTTGAAGTCTCTGGTGGTCGCCGCGCTGGTCGGCGGTGGAATCGCCGTCGCCGGCGCCACTCCGGCCCAGGCCGCGTATTCGACCTGCACGAGCTGGTCGACCTACGACACGACGTACAGCACGTCGTACGTGCAGCACATCCCGAGCGTCGGTTACCACACGGGTCGGCTGACGTGTCAGCTCAAGAGCGGCAACAACAATGACGCGGTGACCGTGCTCCAGCGCGCGCTGCGCTACTGCCACGGATACAGCATCGGCATCGACGGCGAGTTCGGACCGCAGACGAAGGCGGCTGTCCTGGGTGTCCAGCGGCGGGCGAACTCGGCATACGGCGCCGGCATCGCGGAGGACGGCGAGTACGGTCCGCAGACGGCGGACTGGATCCACTGGCCGGTATGGACCAAGGCTGGCAACACCATGACCAACCGCTGCGAGCTGTCGCCGGTCTGA